The following coding sequences lie in one Arachis hypogaea cultivar Tifrunner chromosome 4, arahy.Tifrunner.gnm2.J5K5, whole genome shotgun sequence genomic window:
- the LOC112797232 gene encoding uncharacterized protein: protein MQTQTQTHTPISIPPKPRSRSGRTPLQPKNNSPADLRPKPKPKPESEPLCEITPVRDKENRTIAITAAAEATLPPHTAVALAPVQVQLPEASSLAEELSAIKKKLERMRIDKEKTETSLKEKDAKLDAMMKELEDRGELQKKFEIEVDRLFRLKELKYRCMRVSPMRTLREKEHGKIVNEAAPSSQSQSQSQSEEKSKNEETTSFECESEGEECEVQSPGSACSQTDTNTKQKS, encoded by the exons ATGCAAACGCAAACACAAACTCACACTCCGATTTCCATACCTCCGAAACCTCGGTCGCGATCAGGCCGGACACCACTCCAGCCGAAGAACAACTCGCCCGCCGATCTCCGGCcgaagcccaagcccaagcccgAATCTGAACCACTCTGCGAGATCACACCCGTCCGCGACAAGGAGAACCGTACTATCGCGATCACCGCCGCAGCGGAAGCTACTCTTCCTCCTCATACCGCGGTTGCGTTGGCTCCGGTGCAAGTGCAACTCCCCGAGGCGTCGTCACTGGCGGAGGAGCTGAGCGCGATCAAGAAGAAGCTGGAGAGGATGAGGATCGATAAGGAGAAGACGGAGACATCGCTGAAGGAGAAGGACGCGAAGCTCGACGCCATGATGAAGGAGCTCGAAGACAGAGGAGAGCTTCAGAAGAAGTTCGAGATCGAGGTTGATCGCTTGTTCCGCTTGAAGGAGCTCAAATATCGATGcatg AGAGTTTCTCCGATGAGAACATTGAGAGAGAAGGAACATGGAAAGATCGTTAATGAAGCTGCTCCATCGTCGCAAtctcaatctcaatctcaatCAGAG GAGAAGAGTAAGAATGaggaaacgacgtcgtttgagTGCGAATCTGAAGGAGAGGAGTGTGAAGTGCAGAGTCCCGGTTCGGCTTGTTCACAAACTGATACTAACACAAAGCAAAAATCATAA